Part of the Sporomusa termitida genome, GACATTAACAACAACAAGACCGACAATCAGGGCCAACGTTGTGGCAATTTCAAACCACAAAATAGTTTTCGCGCCCAGACGGCCTAATTTCTTGAAATCGCCGGTGCCGGCAATACCCATAACCAGTGAGCTGAACACCAAAGGTACAACGATCATCTTGATCATACGGATAAACATATCCCCAACCGGCTTAAGCTCTACAGCATATTTAGGGAAGGCATAGCCAAAAATCACACCAAGAATAAGACCGATAAAAATCTGAGTTGTCAGGCCCATACCTTTCTTCGGGGCAGCTTGAGGGTGAGACATAAATTACCTCCTTATATTCTCTGCTTAAATAATCTGTCAGAATTTAATGTAAATGAGCCTCTATAAAAAACTACAAAAACATACACAAAGTTTCATTTATAAATAATAAGTATACATAATACAATGACCCCGCTTAAGCGGGGTCATTCATCTGCCAGAAACAGGAGGCCTTCGAGAAATTTCTTGATATTAATTTTTCCGTGATAGGTACCTTTGCCCTGAATAAAAGCCATCTCCTGTCTGATTTCTTTAAAATCAAACAACGCGCCGCTGTAAACCTCAAATTTGTCGTTGTGATAGTCTTCAATCCCCATATTGGCAACATTCTGCATAGCTTTCGCGATTGCCCGCCGTACCCGCTGCTCAATTGTCTTGACATCCTGGCCAATTGCCTGGGACAGCTCGTTATAGAGTTCATGCAGCTGGTAGGCCTGATGTTCATCGCCTGTTACCCGGGAGTCTACCTGTTGGATCAGTTGGTGAATGTTTTTAGCGCCCGCCTCACCAATAATGCCGAGTTCTGAAAACATCCGGTTAATCCGGTTCTTTTTGGTATTATCGTCTGCCTCGGCCGGGCGTGCTGGCGGACTGCCATATTTGGCAGTAGTCTGGGAAATCAACGACATCACGGCCCTCAGCCGCCTGCTTTCCTCAACCCTGCGGATGACGGAAACAATCTCCAGAACATTAATCGGCTTGTGAATATAAAAATCTATACCGGTTTGATAAGCTTTAGTAATCATCGGCTGGCTGGTACTCTCAGATACCATAATAAAAGAGGTATCCAGGGTGTTATCCCGCATTTTTCGAATCAGCTCAACCCCGTCCTGCCCCGGTAAAAGCATATCAATCAACGCGACATCCGGTGCATATTCTGTGATGAAAGCCTCGGCTTTTAACCCGTCACCACACTCGGCAACGACTGTCCCCAACTGATATTTATTGATAATATTGCTAATAATTTTCCGGACACTGACATCATCTTCAATAATTATAAACCGCATGGCTTATCCTACACCCCTTTATCATCCTGCCTACTTGCTCTCCCTGCTGACTGCCAGCTTGGCCAGCGGCAAAGCAACGGTAAATACTGTTTTTCCCGGTACGGATATAAAAGTGATCTCACCGCCCAGAAGTTCTGCCAGATTTTTAACATGAATTAAACCCAGGCCTGTTGACATTTGCCCGGTAACCTCGGAGAACTTTGTCGAATACCCTGGTGCAAAGATAAGTTCCCGGTCCTCAGGCCGAATGCCCGGGCCGTTATCGGCGACTGTAAGCACCAGTCGGCCACCGCTGCAAAGCCCGGTCACAGCAATGACGCCTGCAGACTGGGCGGCTTCAACCGCATTGGTAATAAGATTATCCAGGATAGAAACAATTGTATAGTATTGATCGGTAACAAGCTGGCCCTCATAGTCAAAGGTAATTGTGACCGGCTTGTCCAAACTGCTGATAAAGCGTCTGGTATTCTGCTC contains:
- a CDS encoding response regulator codes for the protein MRFIIIEDDVSVRKIISNIINKYQLGTVVAECGDGLKAEAFITEYAPDVALIDMLLPGQDGVELIRKMRDNTLDTSFIMVSESTSQPMITKAYQTGIDFYIHKPINVLEIVSVIRRVEESRRLRAVMSLISQTTAKYGSPPARPAEADDNTKKNRINRMFSELGIIGEAGAKNIHQLIQQVDSRVTGDEHQAYQLHELYNELSQAIGQDVKTIEQRVRRAIAKAMQNVANMGIEDYHNDKFEVYSGALFDFKEIRQEMAFIQGKGTYHGKINIKKFLEGLLFLADE